GGCATCAGGCCAATTCTGAAGTATTTGAGATAATGAAAGTGCTCCTGGCCAACAAACATACCCTCAAAAAGACACTGTGGTTTAAAACATTTACCTTCGTGAACACCgccaataataacaaaaactcctcctcctgctcttcaAAACCTCACCAAGCCCAGTTTATGTTCTACTCATTAAACAAACAAGTCTCAGCAAACTGTATACTTTCAAATCAAAAGAACCCCTCAttagtaaacaagaaaaatatatttctttggtCATTTGGTTTTAGGTCAACAGCAAAAAACTAGGGTGTGCAGTATGCACAGTATGCTGGTAAGAGTTTAGAAGATGACAGAGTTGAGTCATATAAACTTGCTAAACCAATAGAACCAGTTTATCAGAAGAGAGGAGCTTCCTACCTTGCCTtgcaatagaataaaatacaggtTTTCCCCAGAAGCAGTAATACGGATTTTCAAAAAGTTCACTGGATGCTGTTCAAAACATAAAATGAGGATGTAATCTATCCTATATCAAATGTACTTTAAGTTAGAAGCAACCTCAGTTGTGAAGCCATTCCAAAACAGTtaaaggatatatatacatacaggaTTATAAACGATCTCCTTTTCTTCTAGCAAAATATTAAAGTGGAAAAGTTAAAGCATGCTATAATGCTGCATTCCTAATTTATTGATTTGGACATTGCACCTGAAGCATTTCTGCAAAATGGTTAAGTTTCCAGATAACTCCAAGTCAAAGGAAAAACAGGGAGTAACACTAACTGCATTTGGAGACTTGAACTAGGGGGATAAAGGCTGGGAAAGAGccttttttacagttttgtttttaaccgtatatacatacagttaaaataagggaaaaataagGGAAGCATCCATACCATCTGATGCCTTCTGGGAACTCAAATTTAGTATTATCAGCTTCTCATTTTTCAGGGGAAACCAGAACTCTGGATTTTATGTGAAATcccccaattttaaaatgttaacaattactTTTTTAAGCATTGTGTGTTGAACTGTATTGGTTGTATCCTGAACAGGGCACCTTGCAAGATGGGAGAAGGGTAGTGGTGGTGACTTTCGGActtctcaacagcaaaaaaagtgGCTGGGCTTGCCCAGAGAAGAGGTGCCTTTTCCTAATTCTCACAATGTACCTACACAGACAGTAGTGGCCCTGCTTCTTGCAATCTCTGGATTAGATGATAGAATTAAAGCATTAAAGCTGGAGATGACTTATGTGCCACTGATCTATCCACATATCTATGAAGCTAACATCATTCCAACAACCCAAGTTGCTCATCTGCTAGGCTTTTTATTCTTCCAGCAATGGCAGTTGATTGCACTTAGGCCTTCTGATTTTAAGTGACATGTCTGTGACACACTATCTTTAATAGTGCCAGGTGCCTGTGTTACTGTGTATAGTCAAAGATGTGTAATATATGTTTGTGAATATGTATTCAGCTGAACTTAAGGACTTATGACCAAATAACAGATACAGCAGCAATAGCTTTTTGTCATTGATTTTATATAAAGTTCCAAAAAACcttcttccaagattttggaGAAGTTATTTGTAGAAGCGGGTTGGGCAGGGTTATGtgtgttataaatatttaaattgataGCTAAGCATCTCCTCACAGGTGGAAGAAAACTACTGTAATACTGCTCTTCCCAGGACTTTCCTCCTTGTCTAAAAACAAGCACACAGAAGCCAATGTGTCACAATATAGAGTGTATCAGGCTGGGAATAAGGAAACCTGGTTTCTAAAACAAGTCCTGCTACTAGCTAGCTATGCAGATGTTTTCTAAGATGGTTCTAGttcttaagaaaattaattcatacttttaaaaaagagccaTCGATGTAAAGATTggttttaagactttttaaaaattgataaaatgttGAAGTAGAAAATTAAGTAGTTCCCAGTGAGGTTTCATCACATAATAGGAGGAGCACACAATAGCTATTATTGGCACACATGGACTATCTAGGAATTCCCTAGTTATTATAAATCTAATTATGGCACAGAAATATGCATTCTGCTTCCAGTGCTACTCCATTCCTAGCTActttctcaaaatccttaacatcAGCTCTGCAGGGTTTGCTATAAATAGCTCATGTCTGTGATACAAAGTAGTAATTGAATTGctccccctcttttttaaaacaaatatccatTTCTTAAATAAGGaagactggggggtggggaccaCAAAGAGgtggagaataaaaagaaagcattatcaaatgtttgtttaaaattaaaaagatgtttGCTACCTAGTGATTTTACAActactttaaaactattttcctcAATTTATATTCAAGTGATTTTACAGCAAAAAAGGTAATACATGACTTTTGTTTCCATTAAACTTGCCTACTAATAATCATCTTAATAAACAAAGGGGGGCTGAGGAAGATAATGAAATATGAACTAAAAGGCTTTAAAAGCAGATGTAATGAAGATAGAAAATTGTACAATGTCTATATTTGCTAACTCCTATTGCTTAGTGGGAGAAGTCAGGGCTGCCACCCAGTGGCAATGTAAGTCTTTGAATGATCTGAAGatttagagaattaaaaaaacatttaagataaaacaaattttaaaaaaccaaaatcaaaaacCTCATGAATTAGACAACTTCAATTTTAGAATCAGTAATTCTGGTGTCTTAAATGTCTGTTCATAACATATTAAAGAATGGAAACATTCATTTGCTTAGGCAGCactggggaaatttttttaaatctcataacTTTCTACTATTTACTAAGTTATGTGGTTTTAGTaagtattttctattaaaatattgaaagtacTTTGCTTAAAttaaatctccagaatttatAGTGGGGGGAAAAGCTGTGACCATAAAATATAACTGGTTTTCTTCTGTGATGTACAGAAATAGATTAAATATGCTACAGTAGCCTCTCATCCATACACCCAAACTTCTGCTTGATAAACAAAAACTTAATAGAAGCATCTGCAAAAATaagattctaaaaataattttcccttacCATTAGCACATCACATCTTTTCCTCAGGAATACATCAATTTTAGTGTCCCAGTCAATAAAATTCaaagctgaaagaagaaaataagaatagtaGAAATACTATGCCTGataattactgatttttttttggtggggttgAGGAGAACCAAGTACCTCATTGCCTCTTACTTCTTCAAAATTTGGCCAAAGCTTTTTTCACACTGACACAGATATAACATATTCAAAAACAAGATGCTTTGGTAAAATaacactaggggaaaaaaataacactagAGCATCCATTTACAGTTTGAAAAGCTAAATATCTCAGAGACTGTTTTGTTCTCTTGAATAACGAGATGAGAGagaagcaccaaaaaaaaaagaaaaaaaaaaacttaggaattTAGAGATTTTTGTTTCCAACAGTTGTAAATTTAAATTGTACAAGATATGTTTTCTAACCTATGTCCCGTATGTTTTGCTTTACACTGAAGacaacaaatgaattttgaaaaataatgacacACAACATACTTGATATTTACAATGGCTTGTGACAAATATAATacctgaaaataatttctaattttccatttattattgctatttagTCACAGAAAAGATTAACAACTCTCCAAGAAATTTATTTTAGCATATGCcatatattgatataataattttatatgaagAGAACCATTGCAGAAGTAACTAAGGTGGTTGGTGCCCTtacaaggaaataaaggaaaggcAATAAAGAAATTCTTCCATATAAAGACTTTCGACCTGcatcattttttcaaaatataaaaccttaatattagaagcaaagagaaaaagagcaaaaaaaccaataaaacagaAGACCAAGGATAAGGAATTGCTCTATGCAGATGTTTGGCATATGTAGTATATATGTATGGactgaattataataaaaatacttatgtATTATAGTCAATTTTCATATAGAGTTAGAAACAGCAATTTCCAATCAAGCATGACTGGACTGATTTTCTCAGCCTTCAATTACATGACGAATTACAACTGTATAGCAGTCACTTCTGGTCAGCAGTATCATGATAAATGCTTGATAAGATACAATTTTTCTCCTTGTTCACTTGTAAAAATTGGTGCCTTTTTGTAATGTTCTACAAGTTCTTCCATGGTGCTGAATTTACGCTGCCCAATGCAGTAGACAGTCTCTTTTAGTTGGACTTTAAAATGCTTGTTTTTCCCTTGTGCTTTTAGTGATACTGAAAAATCATTtggctaaaagagaaaaaaattttgaaagacatctattagcatttttatattaaactaGTAACAGCTAAAATGTGAGCACTTTAAGTACTAGGCACAATACTAAATTATTTACATGAATGATCTCCTTTATGCCTCAAAAcaaacccatttcacagatgaaaaagatATCAAGGCTGAAGAGAAGCTAAGTTGCCTAAGATCATCCATCTAGTTAACAAAAGAGCCAGGATCAAATCGAAGCAGCCGGACTCTGAAGTCTCTTAACTAATATGCTCTACCTAACACCAGGGCAAATCCTTTAGTTTAACAACTGAAGCATAAAAACTATCTTCTCTCCATTCAAACTACTGgagaaacataggagaaaatccaAGACATCCACTCCTTTTCAATTAGTAGCTAACAGTAGCTGTCTTACAGAGTAGCTGATGTAATACTCAAATCTCAAAGATGAAGGACACAAAAATAAGAACTAATTTAAACTCTAATAAGAGGTCATAAACTCAAATGCCTATAAGGggcaaaaaaaatgtaaacaatggcCAGGGTGGCTATATAGGGGGAACAACAGTACATGGCCAATCTAAAAGAGGTGGCCACTTAGCTGCAATTGTTGCCTTGTAGGAATATGGCTCAACACTGACAGGCCTTCCAATTTTAAAAGCGAAATCTGATGTCTAAATTCTTATACTAAATCTcccaatatttaaaaactgacaatgaattcaaatgtttaaaaacactGTGCAGGTCAAATGAAATATGCCTATTTGAGACctctactttaaaaattctactaCTAAAAGTAatggtatattttggataatatcTATGGCTCAATTACCCACAAGAAAATACACAGTATTTTGCAATCAAGCtacttttttagttttgtttttttttaacctaacacTCTTTTGAATAGTCTATATCAACCTCTTATACAGTTACTGCCAAAGTTTCAAACAGTGGATTTCTTGGAAACATCTTATGGTTATTTACCACCCACTCCAGGGTCACTCCCTTCTAATCCTTCTGACCACTGCTTGTCCTAGAAACTAGGGCCAGGTCAGGTGTCTAACAGAAAACAAATCCCACCACTCTCGCTATCATCAATCGCCTTCTCTTTCCGTGCGGTTATGTACAGGCCCCCATTTCCTGAACTTCACATCAGGCAGTTCAATTATAATTTCAATCTCGCCCTCTCATCtttcccacccctcaccccttaaacacacacacacacacacacacacacacacacacacacacacacacacacacacacacaccactcacacagataggttttctttctttcaacctTCTGTACAATCATACATTAACTTTTGTACAAATACCCAAAAAAAGCCAATACTAGTCATGGATAAGTAGTGATATCCTtcatcaaggaaaaataaaggccATTTTTAAGGGAAATGAGTATTGTCAAATTCTAAAATCCTAGATAGTACCCAAAAGAGCCCACATAACTATTTTCTTATTCAATTTTTAtggttttacagttttattgttttactaaGTAATGGAAcagaatttatcttttattgCAAATGCACTTCAAACACAGTGCATGTTCAAATGGGTTTCTGAGGTACATAAGAGTGTATTCCAACTTCCAAACaagcaatttataaaaaaagcaaatatcagtttttttaaattcagggaTTTCCTTTATTGTAAGGATGACAGTGTATCCATTACgtaatttaagaaatgttttcccAGTTTAGTCTACTGTATTGTTCTACTCTCAGTGAAGAAACCAGTGttcaattttctccatttttcagtttaatgcaaaagaaaatatttcaggaaggCAAAACCAACAGAACTAGACAAGGCTAAATAATCCAGTGTAGGGCTATatgttactaaaaataaatacacttggAAAGAACACTGACTTTCACTAAgaaactttacatattttaacaaatatactaCCTGGTTAATTTTAGGGAagccacttaacttctctaatcttctatttatttttttaatactcagaGTTCTATTTCCATTTACCTTTGAAAACCAACTTACCGAAGATTCACTATCACGAATGAGGAAATCACCTTCATGCCCTCTTTCATTTAATGCCATTTCTGCTTGGTGCCTGGTGACTTTCCCATAATACCATGGATTGCCAGCAAACTTTCCAGTGAGTGAAGGCCTAATGTAATCACACTGTGGAGGCGATGGTTCCAAACCTGAGGTTAATGGATTATTCTGCATAATGGTAACATAGTTTTTCGGCACCAGACCAACCATTCCATTGATCTTCCTGCATTTCCACCACTCAGGGTCATTTTCAGGTTTTTCAATAACATCCATTACATCGCCTTTCTCAAAATTAAGTTCTTCATCATTGGACGAGCTGAATGGGTAAAGAGCCTGTACCACATGTAACACTTGCCCAGTATTTAGGTTACTGACGACTGCTGCTAATTTCTCTGACAAAGAACCCACATGGTCACCCAAAGGACTGTCGCCTTCCTCAGTCACATAGTTTGAAGGGAACCATCCAACATGTCCATTGTAGCTACCCCGCCACCACCCATCACTGCATTTCTCCATGACGATCACCTTTGTCCCTTTTATCAATGACAAttcatcctctctctctgccatgtagTTAAATTTTACATAAGCAGGCATGTTGAGGTCATACAGACGTTCCCCTGGGTCAACAAAGCTATCATCAGCAGGAGATGCAGAATCTGGCACActaggttttcttttcacttttccaatgcctgtttaaataaaaaagggTAATGAGAATATAAAACAATGATAATCAAAAACACCAATTTATTCATTATAAAGAAAGGATCTTCAATTCTGTAATTCTTTCAAGCCTTTTAACTAAGATAACAaattccgtccttccttcctccctccctctctct
This DNA window, taken from Physeter macrocephalus isolate SW-GA chromosome 1, ASM283717v5, whole genome shotgun sequence, encodes the following:
- the NCK1 gene encoding SH2/SH3 adapter protein NCK1, whose amino-acid sequence is MAEEVVVVAKFDYVAQQEQELDIKKNERLWLLDDSKSWWRVRNSMNKTGFVPSNYVERKNSARKASIVKNLKDTLGIGKVKRKPSVPDSASPADDSFVDPGERLYDLNMPAYVKFNYMAEREDELSLIKGTKVIVMEKCSDGWWRGSYNGHVGWFPSNYVTEEGDSPLGDHVGSLSEKLAAVVSNLNTGQVLHVVQALYPFSSSNDEELNFEKGDVMDVIEKPENDPEWWKCRKINGMVGLVPKNYVTIMQNNPLTSGLEPSPPQCDYIRPSLTGKFAGNPWYYGKVTRHQAEMALNERGHEGDFLIRDSESSPNDFSVSLKAQGKNKHFKVQLKETVYCIGQRKFSTMEELVEHYKKAPIFTSEQGEKLYLIKHLS